From one Magnolia sinica isolate HGM2019 chromosome 18, MsV1, whole genome shotgun sequence genomic stretch:
- the LOC131232277 gene encoding putative F-box protein At1g67623: protein MGLSKVMKRKQQHCSFFESLPQDLVVEIAASVAASSLSDLSNMKLVCKDMHEAARDNYVFRHASIEALPRIEWRSSQASSFLKQCEASGNPDALFRRGMIEYFSKVHIQVGVDLLKRAADSGNLEANYVLGIILISGQTSSSERMKLIKNMENMKNSGIDRCRTRTTKILREIWINTIIPRQESTCIDPKCRNGGLRGLPKVGEWSWSDQEESFCSQGCKWNYELNLFCNVLIGV, encoded by the exons ATGGGTCTTTCCAAGGTGATGAAAAGAAAGCAACAGCACTGCTCATTCTTCGAATCACTTCCACAAGATCTAGTTGTGGAGATTGCGGCTTCTGTAGCCGCTTCTTCATTATCTGATCTTTCTAACATGAAGTTGGT TTGCAAGGATATGCATGAAGCTGCCAGAGATAATTATGTATTTCGGCACGCTTCGATTGAAGCACTGCCCAGAATTGAATGGAGATCTTCCCAAGCTTCCTCATTCTTAAAGCAGTGCGAAGCCAGTGGGAATCCAGATGCACTTTTCAGGCGAGGGAtg aTCGAGTATTTCTCTAAGGTGCATATTCAAGTCGGGGTTGATCTTTTGAAAAGAGCTGCTGATTCAGGCAATTTAGAAGCCAACTATGTATTGGGAATCATACTGATTAGTGGCCAAACATCATCGTCCGAAAGAATGAAACTGATAAAAAATATGGAGAATATGAAAAACAGTGGAATAGACAGATGCCGCACAAGAACGACAAAAATACTTCGTGAAATTTGGATCAACACCATCATCCCTCGGCAGGAATCAACATGCATTGATCCTAAGTGCAGAAATGGAGGTTTGAGAGGATTGCCGAAGGTGGGAGAATGGTCATGGAGTGACCAAGAGGAGAGCTTTTGCTCTCAAGGATGCAAGTGGAACTATGAACTTAatttattttgtaatgttttgattggAGTTTAG